A genomic segment from Aegilops tauschii subsp. strangulata cultivar AL8/78 chromosome 1, Aet v6.0, whole genome shotgun sequence encodes:
- the LOC141039168 gene encoding uncharacterized protein — translation MPQQNGVVERRNRTVVDMARSLLKSKNLPGTFWGEAVSTAVYLLNRAPTKAVIGKTPYEAIYRRKPNVSHLRTFGCVAHVKTAKPHLSKLADRSTKMVFIGYERSSGTKAYRFYDPRTKRLRISLDVVFEENQAWNWSAAADDAPKSNIFTVEFPTDDDAGEDVQVVGKTPNQGDHSGSDHHGADTDDDAHGSQGDSDNDAHDTGGDLDQEAHSDDDNQDDGHGHEDYTDDADANDPASTTPENQPSSTSASTPTQFVSPPSQGTTDSSGPRRYKTLKKVYKYANPLTLEYSDLCLLGVEEPANFVEASKSSSWMHAMDEEMKAIESNGTWTLVTRPPNQKAIGLKWVYKLKKDTEGATVK, via the coding sequence ATGCCGCAGCAGAACGGGGTTGTTGAAAGGCGCAATCGAACCGTCGTTGACATGGCGAGAAGTTTACTCAAGAGCAAGAACTTGCCGGGGACTTTTTGGGGAGAAGCTGTCTCGACGGCGGTCTATCTTCTCAACCGGGCTCCAACGAAGGCAGTGATCGGCAAGACTCCGTATGAAGCAATTTACAGACGGAAGCCGAATGTGTCTCATCTACGGACGTTTGGGTGTGTGGCACATGTGAAGACGGCGAAGCCGCATCTCTCAAAGCTTGCCGATCGTAGCACCAAGATGGTGTTCATCGGGTACGAGAGGAGTTCCGGCACCAAGGCATACCGCTTCTACGATCCACGAACCAAGCGTCTACGGATTTCACTCGACGTCGTGTTTGAAGAAAACCAAGCGTGGAATTGGAGCGCAGCAGCCGACGATGCTCCAAAGAGTAACATATTCACAGTTGAATTTCCAACTGATGATGATGCAGGGGAGGACGTCCAGGTGGTTGGCAAGACGCCCAACCAAGGTGACCATAGTGGTAGTGATCATCATGGTGCCGACACCGACGATGACGCGCATGGGTCGCAAGGTGATAGCGACAACGACGCGCACGACACGGGCGGAGATCTCGACCAAGAGGCGCATAGTGACGATGACAATCAAGATGATGGTCACGGTCACGAAGACTACACCGACGACGCGGATGCCAATGACCCGGCATCTACCACGCCTGAGAATCAACCGTCTTCCACAAGTGCATCGACGCCGACACAATTTGTATCGCCTCCTTCGCAAGGCACAACGGATTCTTCCGGGCCACGTCGCTACAAGACCCTCAAGAAAGTCTACAAGTACGCAAATCCACTTACGCTCGAGTACTCCGATTTGTGTTTACTCGGAGTCGAGGAGCCGGCGAACTTCGTAGAGGCGAGCAAAAGTTCAAGTTGGATGCACGCCATGGATGAGGAGATGAAGGCGATCGAGAGCAATGGCACGTGGACTTTGGTAACCCGACCTCCGAACCAAAAGGCCATAGGTTTGAAGTGGGTTTACAAGTTGAAAAAGGACACAGAGGGTGCCACTGTGAAGTAG